From Acidihalobacter aeolianus, a single genomic window includes:
- the ampE gene encoding regulatory signaling modulator protein AmpE, whose translation MTLITLLLALVLERFLGYMSDFRNPRRLDAYVGRFGALLDRIGLTHPGFRLLVLALPPVLVVGWLGGWLSAVLLGLPGIIFGVAILLYCLGPEDLEEEINNYIEAVAVGDEARQRRVAARLLGDVPPDDAGVRARRVALAGFAESNDRLFTVIFWFALMGPAAAVLYRLVHSIARAHDAVPPADEAEVGEDAESGEVNEGLARVAAGLAGLMEWAPARLAALGYAITGSFDHALVGLREHFWSSEDGLRRGSRLLLSESGAGAVRLDDLLDDEADAATLSAVFATVTNHIQRNLIVWMAALALLTLGGWAT comes from the coding sequence ATGACGCTGATCACCCTGCTCCTTGCCCTGGTGCTGGAGCGCTTTCTCGGCTACATGAGCGATTTCCGCAATCCGCGCCGGCTCGACGCCTACGTCGGACGTTTCGGCGCGTTGCTCGACCGCATCGGGCTCACCCACCCCGGTTTCCGACTGCTGGTGCTAGCACTGCCCCCGGTGCTGGTGGTCGGCTGGCTCGGCGGCTGGTTGTCCGCGGTGCTGCTCGGTCTGCCGGGGATCATCTTCGGCGTCGCGATCCTGCTCTATTGCCTTGGCCCCGAAGATTTGGAGGAGGAGATCAACAACTACATCGAGGCGGTCGCGGTGGGCGACGAGGCGCGTCAACGGCGGGTGGCGGCGCGCCTGCTCGGCGACGTTCCGCCGGACGATGCGGGCGTGCGCGCACGCCGGGTCGCGCTTGCGGGGTTTGCCGAATCCAACGACCGCCTGTTCACGGTGATCTTCTGGTTTGCCCTGATGGGGCCGGCGGCGGCCGTGCTGTATCGCCTGGTGCACAGCATCGCCCGCGCCCACGACGCCGTCCCGCCGGCTGACGAAGCAGAGGTCGGGGAAGACGCCGAATCCGGAGAGGTCAACGAGGGGCTGGCGAGGGTCGCGGCCGGTCTGGCGGGCCTGATGGAGTGGGCGCCGGCGCGCCTCGCGGCCTTGGGCTATGCAATCACGGGCAGCTTCGATCATGCCCTCGTCGGACTGCGCGAGCACTTCTGGAGCAGCGAGGACGGCCTACGCCGGGGCAGCCGGTTGCTGCTCAGCGAAAGCGGAGCGGGTGCCGTGCGTCTGGACGATCTGCTCGACGACGAGGCGGATGCGGCAACCTTGAGCGCGGTATTCGCCACCGTGACCAATCACATCCAGCGCAACCTGATCGTGTGGATGGCTGCGCTCGCCCTGCTGACGCTCGGCGGGTGGGCGACTTGA
- a CDS encoding thioredoxin family protein, with protein MDFTRLTQFDFHHRLADTPGTALVLFSTSGCGACRSMRAALATLRPRHPEWHFFEVDAGEDLALTREFEVFHLPGLFLYRGGRYHAAVQAEPLPARVEGAVAALAAQPPEEAP; from the coding sequence ATGGATTTCACGCGCCTGACCCAGTTCGACTTTCATCATCGTTTGGCCGATACGCCCGGAACGGCGCTGGTGCTGTTCAGCACTTCCGGCTGCGGTGCCTGCCGGAGCATGCGCGCGGCGCTCGCGACATTGCGGCCGAGGCATCCGGAGTGGCATTTCTTCGAGGTGGACGCGGGCGAGGATCTGGCGTTGACGCGCGAATTCGAGGTGTTCCACCTGCCGGGGCTGTTTCTGTACCGCGGCGGACGTTATCACGCAGCGGTGCAGGCCGAGCCGTTGCCCGCGCGCGTGGAAGGCGCGGTCGCGGCGCTGGCCGCGCAGCCGCCGGAGGAGGCGCCATGA
- the ampD gene encoding 1,6-anhydro-N-acetylmuramyl-L-alanine amidase AmpD: MRIDAVSGWTEGADQHPSPNADERPEGAQPELVVIHNISLPPGEFGGPWIDALFTNRLPARHHPYFAVIADLRVSAHALIRRDGQVIQYVPWHRRAWHAGQSCWNGRERCNDYSVGIELEGTDDLPYEAVQYQRLAELLAALFAAYPTLSAERLTGHADIAPGRKTDPGASFDWSRLRGELDKRLASAG, translated from the coding sequence ATGAGAATCGATGCCGTCAGCGGATGGACCGAAGGCGCGGATCAACATCCGTCGCCGAACGCGGACGAACGCCCCGAGGGGGCGCAGCCGGAACTGGTGGTGATCCACAACATCAGCCTGCCTCCCGGCGAATTCGGCGGGCCCTGGATCGATGCCCTGTTCACCAATCGGCTGCCCGCGCGCCATCATCCCTATTTCGCCGTGATCGCCGATCTGCGCGTCTCGGCACATGCCCTGATCCGGCGCGACGGGCAGGTGATCCAGTACGTGCCCTGGCATCGCCGTGCCTGGCATGCCGGGCAGTCGTGCTGGAACGGTCGCGAGCGCTGCAACGACTATTCGGTCGGCATCGAACTCGAGGGCACCGACGACCTGCCCTACGAGGCGGTGCAGTACCAAAGGCTCGCCGAACTGCTGGCCGCGCTGTTCGCGGCCTATCCCACGCTTTCCGCCGAGCGGCTGACGGGACACGCGGACATCGCGCCGGGCCGCAAGACCGATCCCGGCGCCAGCTTCGACTGGTCCCGGCTGCGCGGCGAGCTGGACAAGCGGCTTGCAAGCGCCGGTTAA